The following proteins come from a genomic window of Actinomarinicola tropica:
- a CDS encoding flavin reductase family protein, translated as MSDQDPTPAATSAPVDPTEFRRVLGHFPTGVTVVAAAPDDRPAGMTVGSFFSISLDPPLVGFCVDHGSSSWPEIEPAGSFSVNVLGSEQSSLSNHFARTAGDRFADVPWHPGATGSPLLDEALAHIECVTEQVVEAGDHWIVIGRVVDLAVHREGMPLLFFQGGYGRFEPEV; from the coding sequence GTGAGCGACCAGGACCCCACTCCCGCCGCGACGTCCGCGCCCGTCGACCCCACCGAGTTCCGCCGCGTGCTCGGCCACTTCCCGACCGGGGTCACCGTCGTCGCCGCCGCACCCGACGACCGCCCCGCCGGGATGACGGTCGGCTCCTTCTTCTCGATCTCGCTCGACCCGCCGCTCGTCGGCTTCTGCGTCGACCACGGCTCCAGCTCGTGGCCCGAGATCGAGCCCGCCGGGAGCTTCTCGGTCAACGTCCTCGGCTCCGAGCAGTCCTCGCTCTCCAACCACTTCGCCCGCACCGCCGGCGACCGCTTCGCCGACGTGCCGTGGCACCCCGGGGCCACAGGATCGCCGCTGCTCGACGAGGCCCTCGCCCACATCGAGTGCGTCACCGAGCAGGTGGTCGAAGCGGGTGACCACTGGATCGTGATCGGCCGGGTCGTCGACCTCGCCGTCCACCGCGAGGGCATGCCGCTGCTGTTCTTCCAGGGCGGCTACGGCCGCTTCGAACCGGAGGTCTGA